Proteins encoded in a region of the Flavobacteriaceae bacterium HL-DH10 genome:
- a CDS encoding PDR/VanB family oxidoreductase: MRYRNTWVNATITNTELIAKNVVKIQLTPENGAKKFTVGSHIDVSFLINGVTEIRSYSLVGQYNPKEPYSIAIKRLPSSRGGSNYMWSLKKGSQIKISQPTNHFELKHNASDYLLIAGGIGITPLLGMAEQLHSKKDINLRMLYLGRNEEEMPFAEHLKTLLGDRLELHYSDESGYYDIGKLNSIANNQTQIYLCGPLLLMNSVRKIWEASPFENAHLHFETFGTTGLFSPQNFTVKIPRFNKEFVVGENQTLLQVLEENNLEIMYDCKKGECGLCQVDILEYKGDIDHRDLFFSEEEKSKNLKMCACVSRVANGHVVIDTAYRSNI, translated from the coding sequence ATGCGATATAGAAACACTTGGGTTAACGCTACTATTACCAATACCGAATTGATAGCTAAAAACGTCGTAAAAATACAGTTAACACCAGAAAATGGTGCTAAAAAATTCACTGTTGGTTCACATATAGATGTTTCTTTTTTAATAAATGGAGTCACAGAAATTCGAAGCTACTCTCTGGTAGGTCAATATAACCCAAAAGAGCCCTATTCAATTGCTATAAAACGTCTACCCTCAAGTCGTGGTGGATCAAACTATATGTGGTCTTTAAAAAAAGGTAGTCAAATAAAAATTTCTCAACCTACCAATCATTTCGAATTAAAACACAATGCTAGTGATTATTTACTTATTGCTGGAGGTATTGGAATCACTCCATTATTAGGCATGGCAGAGCAATTGCACTCCAAAAAAGACATCAATTTACGGATGTTGTATTTAGGACGAAACGAAGAAGAAATGCCTTTTGCTGAACATTTAAAAACCCTCTTAGGAGATAGACTAGAACTACATTACAGTGATGAAAGCGGGTATTATGATATTGGTAAACTCAACTCTATAGCAAATAACCAGACGCAAATATATCTATGCGGACCTTTATTACTTATGAACAGCGTTCGTAAAATATGGGAAGCAAGTCCGTTTGAAAATGCACATTTACATTTTGAAACATTTGGAACTACAGGTTTATTTTCACCGCAAAATTTTACAGTAAAAATTCCACGTTTTAACAAAGAATTTGTTGTGGGTGAAAACCAAACCTTATTACAAGTTTTAGAAGAAAATAATTTAGAAATCATGTACGATTGTAAAAAAGGGGAATGTGGCTTATGTCAAGTTGATATATTGGAATACAAAGGCGATATAGACCATCGTGATTTATTTTTTAGTGAAGAAGAAAAAAGTAAAAACTTAAAAATGTGCGCTTGTGTGAGCAGAGTTGCCAATGGACATGTTGTAATTGACACCGCTTACAGAAGTAACATTTAA
- the pcaD gene encoding 3-oxoadipate enol-lactonase — protein sequence MKTNYKIQGTPNSPVLMFSNSLGTDMSMWDELIPYLLPYFRVLQYDTRGHGSSEATQHPYTISLLGQDVIDLLDKLNLDKVYFCGLSMGGLIGQWLGINHPDRLLKLIISNTDSKIGNNQGWNDRIKTISEHGMSAIIDSTLERWFTDNFRKTNSSTVEQTKSMFLANNTLGYTNCCAAVRDADFRETLKNISTETLIITGNEDTVTGVNAANKMALEIPNSNVEIVNARHLSSTELPEIYSELLINFIIGNNVFDRGMHVRRTVLGDTHVNRSNSNKNNFNSEFQEFISNYAWGEIWTRPGLSKHNRSLITLAMLIALNRTPEFKMHLRAAFNNGVTKNEIKEVIMQSGIYCGLPAANEAIHIAEEVFKELGL from the coding sequence ATGAAAACTAATTATAAAATTCAAGGCACGCCGAATAGTCCCGTATTGATGTTTTCTAACTCATTGGGTACTGATATGAGTATGTGGGATGAATTAATTCCTTACCTACTTCCATATTTTAGAGTTTTACAGTATGACACACGAGGTCATGGCAGTAGTGAAGCAACACAACACCCATATACTATTTCTTTATTAGGTCAGGACGTTATAGATTTATTAGATAAATTAAATCTTGACAAGGTGTACTTCTGTGGTCTTTCTATGGGCGGCTTAATTGGACAGTGGCTTGGGATAAATCACCCTGACCGCTTATTAAAACTTATTATAAGCAATACCGATTCTAAAATTGGAAATAATCAAGGTTGGAACGATCGCATAAAAACAATTTCAGAACATGGAATGAGCGCCATTATTGACAGTACATTAGAAAGATGGTTTACTGATAATTTTAGAAAAACAAATTCTAGCACAGTTGAACAAACCAAATCTATGTTTCTAGCTAACAATACTTTGGGATACACAAACTGCTGTGCCGCTGTAAGAGATGCCGATTTTAGAGAGACACTAAAAAATATTTCAACAGAAACGTTAATCATCACTGGTAATGAAGATACAGTTACTGGTGTTAATGCAGCAAATAAAATGGCTTTAGAAATCCCAAATTCAAACGTTGAAATCGTAAATGCTCGGCATTTATCCAGTACAGAGCTTCCCGAAATATATTCAGAATTACTTATTAATTTTATTATTGGAAACAATGTTTTTGATAGAGGCATGCACGTTAGACGCACCGTGTTAGGGGATACTCATGTAAACAGATCAAACTCAAATAAAAATAACTTTAATAGTGAATTTCAAGAATTTATTTCCAACTACGCATGGGGCGAAATCTGGACAAGACCGGGATTATCTAAACATAATAGAAGCTTAATTACACTCGCGATGCTAATAGCATTAAATAGAACGCCCGAATTTAAAATGCATCTTAGAGCCGCTTTTAATAATGGTGTTACTAAAAACGAAATTAAAGAAGTTATTATGCAATCTGGTATTTACTGTGGTCTTCCAGCAGCAAATGAGGCAATTCACATCGCAGAAGAAGTATTTAAAGAATTAGGATTATAA
- a CDS encoding 4-hydroxybenzoate 3-monooxygenase → MKTIKTQVGIIGAGPAGLVLAHWLKKHGISSVILELRSREYVEGRVRAGLLEQNTVDIIKHLGLGDRLEKEGIEHDGVYLSFDEERIHVPFSELTNGRKITIYGQQEVVKDLTDIWLEQGEQLYFETGAKEIVDFDTDSPKIHFEKNGEAGILECDFVAACDGFHGIGRKTMPKDSYKSYDITYPFSWLGILANVAPSTDELIYAYHENGFALHSLRSETVSRLYLQVDNDENLDDWPDDRIWKELSTRLGTKGWKLKSGPIFDKSITPMRSHMIDNLQSGRLFLAGDSGHIVPPTGGKGLNLAVADVKHLVDGFVDFYKNNTTEFLDNYTEQALKRIWRAQDFSNFMTTLFHKQDNHGSYTYRLQKAKIDYIKMSKAYKTTIAENYVGLPFESFES, encoded by the coding sequence ATGAAAACAATTAAAACACAAGTTGGCATCATTGGTGCTGGACCAGCAGGACTGGTTTTGGCGCATTGGTTAAAAAAACACGGCATATCTTCTGTAATATTAGAACTACGTTCTAGGGAATACGTTGAAGGCAGAGTACGAGCAGGATTGTTAGAACAGAATACAGTAGATATTATTAAACACTTAGGTTTAGGAGATCGATTAGAAAAGGAAGGCATTGAACACGACGGGGTATACCTGAGTTTTGATGAAGAACGCATTCACGTACCGTTTTCTGAACTTACAAACGGAAGGAAAATCACTATTTACGGACAACAAGAAGTTGTTAAAGACCTTACAGATATCTGGCTGGAACAAGGTGAACAACTCTATTTTGAAACAGGAGCTAAAGAGATTGTAGATTTTGATACAGATAGTCCGAAAATTCATTTTGAAAAAAATGGTGAAGCAGGCATTCTAGAATGCGATTTCGTAGCCGCTTGCGATGGTTTTCATGGTATTGGCAGAAAAACAATGCCAAAGGATAGTTATAAATCCTATGATATCACCTACCCTTTTAGTTGGTTAGGTATTCTAGCAAATGTAGCCCCTTCAACAGACGAATTAATTTATGCTTATCATGAAAACGGATTCGCATTACATAGCTTGCGTTCAGAAACCGTAAGTCGTTTGTATTTGCAAGTTGATAATGATGAAAATTTAGACGACTGGCCTGATGACCGCATTTGGAAAGAGCTTTCTACCCGCTTAGGAACCAAAGGTTGGAAGCTAAAATCGGGCCCTATCTTCGATAAAAGCATCACACCCATGCGAAGTCATATGATTGATAATCTTCAATCTGGAAGGTTGTTTTTAGCAGGTGATTCTGGTCATATTGTACCTCCAACAGGTGGAAAAGGATTGAATCTAGCCGTTGCAGATGTTAAACATTTGGTAGATGGATTTGTAGATTTCTACAAAAATAACACCACCGAATTCCTTGATAATTATACCGAACAAGCCCTGAAAAGAATTTGGAGAGCACAAGATTTTTCAAACTTTATGACAACACTTTTTCATAAACAAGATAATCATGGTTCGTATACTTACAGATTACAAAAAGCAAAAATAGATTATATAAAAATGTCAAAAGCCTATAAAACAACCATTGCTGAGAATTATGTTGGATTGCCTTTTGAATCGTTTGAATCATAA
- a CDS encoding 3-oxoacid CoA-transferase, which translates to MKEVPQITAKEAATLVKDGDIILGGGFGMTGNPVHVIHALAETKTKNLTFIANNVGEPNMGGGRLLNNGQLKKMVGSFFTSNPEAVKAAQSGSIEYELLPQGTLAEAIRSGGAGIGGFYTPTSAGTLIAEGRETKYINGKEQVFIEGIRGNVAIIRAWKADTSGNLQYRMTEQNFNRAMATAADIVIAEVQEIVPVGSLDPDEIHTPGCFIDYLVVKKLSEEDLGTSASVGLSKVIDEKRMNMAKRAFAELNKGDVVNLGIGIPTLVADLIKPEDGIILHTENGMLGVGPEPKDGKGAMFYPVNAGKVPVTALPGSSYFDSADSFAMIRGGHIDVAIMGGLEVDASGNLANWSVPGKPLLGVGGAMDLASGAKKLIITLSHSDRSGTSKVVNKCTLPITDYNCVDILITELAVFKFIDGQLTLIEILPGSSLEEIRAKTEAKFIEKLN; encoded by the coding sequence ATGAAAGAAGTACCACAAATAACCGCAAAAGAGGCTGCTACCTTAGTAAAAGATGGTGACATCATACTAGGTGGTGGTTTTGGCATGACCGGAAATCCGGTGCATGTCATTCATGCATTGGCTGAAACAAAAACAAAAAATTTAACATTTATAGCCAACAATGTGGGTGAACCTAACATGGGTGGTGGCCGTTTATTAAATAATGGGCAATTAAAAAAAATGGTGGGTTCGTTTTTTACATCTAATCCTGAAGCCGTCAAAGCCGCACAATCTGGAAGCATTGAATACGAATTATTGCCTCAAGGCACTCTAGCTGAAGCCATTAGATCTGGAGGTGCTGGTATTGGTGGCTTTTATACACCAACTTCGGCAGGAACTTTAATTGCAGAAGGAAGAGAGACCAAATACATTAACGGTAAAGAACAAGTTTTTATTGAAGGTATACGAGGTAATGTGGCAATCATCAGAGCTTGGAAAGCAGATACTTCAGGCAATTTACAGTACCGAATGACCGAGCAAAACTTTAACCGAGCCATGGCTACGGCAGCTGATATTGTAATTGCTGAAGTTCAGGAAATTGTTCCTGTAGGCTCTCTAGACCCCGATGAAATTCACACTCCTGGTTGTTTTATAGATTATTTAGTTGTAAAGAAATTATCTGAAGAAGATTTAGGAACTTCAGCTTCTGTAGGATTGTCTAAAGTCATTGATGAGAAGCGGATGAATATGGCTAAAAGAGCTTTCGCTGAATTAAATAAAGGAGATGTTGTAAATTTAGGTATTGGCATTCCCACTTTAGTTGCTGATTTGATCAAACCTGAAGACGGCATTATTTTACATACAGAAAATGGGATGTTAGGCGTTGGCCCAGAACCAAAAGATGGTAAAGGTGCTATGTTTTATCCGGTAAACGCAGGTAAAGTTCCAGTTACAGCATTACCAGGAAGCAGCTATTTTGATAGTGCCGATAGTTTTGCCATGATACGCGGTGGGCATATCGATGTTGCCATAATGGGAGGATTAGAAGTTGATGCCTCAGGTAATCTAGCCAATTGGTCCGTTCCAGGAAAGCCTTTATTAGGAGTTGGAGGCGCCATGGATTTAGCATCAGGTGCTAAAAAATTAATTATAACTTTAAGTCACTCAGATAGGTCTGGAACATCAAAAGTAGTAAACAAATGTACCTTACCTATTACTGATTATAATTGTGTAGATATACTAATTACCGAATTAGCGGTTTTTAAATTTATTGATGGCCAATTAACTCTAATTGAAATTTTACCAGGAAGTTCACTCGAAGAAATTAGAGCTAAAACGGAAGCTAAATTTATTGAAAAACTTAATTAA
- the pcaF gene encoding 3-oxoadipyl-CoA thiolase gives MREAFIVDALRTPIGSFKGILAPVRADDLAAIPIKALLEKYPNIPKDAIDDVILGCHNQAGEDNRNVARMALLLAGLPYSVPGETINRLCSSGMSAIIHANRAIKANDGDLFIAGGMEHMSRGPFVISKASSAYGNDSKMEDSSFGWRFVNPKLHELYGTDAMGITAENLADMFSISREDQDLFAFNSQMKATKAQKNGVLAEEIISVEIPQRKGNSIIVDTDEFIRPNTTLETLAKLRAVFKKDGTVTAGNASGLNDGAAAMLVVSEEALKKYNLKPKSRIVASAVVGVEPKIMGIGPVEATKKALKKAGLKLSDMDVMEFNEAFSAQALACTRQLGLDDNDPRVNPNGGAIAIGHPLGMSGTRIVQAATNQLIRSGGKYALATMCIGVGMGYAVIIENITV, from the coding sequence ATGAGAGAAGCCTTTATAGTTGATGCATTAAGAACACCCATAGGAAGTTTTAAAGGGATTTTAGCTCCCGTAAGAGCAGATGATTTAGCTGCTATTCCGATAAAAGCATTATTAGAAAAGTATCCAAACATACCAAAAGATGCCATTGATGATGTTATTTTGGGTTGCCATAATCAAGCAGGAGAAGACAACCGTAACGTTGCTCGCATGGCTTTGTTATTAGCGGGTCTACCCTATTCTGTACCTGGAGAAACAATTAACAGACTTTGCTCCTCTGGGATGTCGGCTATCATTCATGCCAATAGAGCCATAAAAGCCAATGATGGCGATCTATTCATTGCTGGTGGTATGGAGCATATGTCTCGTGGACCTTTTGTGATTTCAAAAGCATCATCGGCTTATGGGAATGATTCTAAGATGGAAGATTCTAGTTTCGGATGGCGTTTTGTAAACCCCAAATTACATGAGTTGTATGGAACAGATGCTATGGGAATCACTGCAGAAAATCTAGCAGACATGTTTTCTATTTCCAGAGAAGACCAAGACTTGTTCGCGTTCAATTCTCAAATGAAAGCAACTAAAGCCCAAAAAAATGGCGTTTTGGCTGAAGAAATTATTTCTGTTGAAATTCCTCAAAGAAAAGGAAATTCTATTATTGTTGATACAGATGAATTTATAAGACCAAATACAACCCTAGAGACTTTAGCAAAACTTCGTGCCGTTTTTAAGAAGGACGGCACTGTAACTGCTGGTAATGCCTCTGGATTAAATGATGGTGCAGCTGCCATGTTAGTGGTTTCAGAAGAAGCACTAAAAAAATACAACTTAAAGCCTAAGTCTAGAATTGTTGCGTCTGCAGTTGTTGGTGTTGAACCAAAAATTATGGGAATCGGTCCTGTAGAAGCAACTAAAAAAGCACTAAAAAAAGCAGGATTAAAACTTAGTGACATGGATGTTATGGAATTTAACGAAGCATTTTCTGCACAAGCATTGGCTTGTACAAGACAATTAGGATTAGACGATAATGACCCTAGAGTTAACCCCAACGGAGGTGCTATTGCTATTGGTCACCCATTAGGAATGTCAGGCACACGAATTGTTCAAGCTGCTACAAACCAATTAATCCGTTCAGGAGGAAAATATGCGTTAGCTACCATGTGCATTGGTGTGGGTATGGGATATGCTGTTATTATTGAAAATATCACTGTTTAG
- a CDS encoding EamA family transporter → MVIVNYFMVFSTIVALLFSLNHWVPPVNGKEWLILISLGIAGNYGQLYVTKAIQIAAIHIVTPINYLESVLAIIIGICWFGEGYGFFSILGVTIIIARLVFNTLYKQKLKI, encoded by the coding sequence ATGGTTATTGTAAATTATTTTATGGTTTTTTCAACTATTGTGGCCTTACTATTTTCATTAAATCATTGGGTACCCCCAGTGAATGGCAAAGAATGGCTTATCTTAATAAGTCTTGGTATTGCTGGAAATTACGGACAACTATATGTGACAAAAGCCATTCAGATTGCAGCCATCCATATTGTAACCCCAATAAATTATTTAGAAAGTGTTCTTGCCATTATTATTGGCATTTGTTGGTTTGGAGAGGGGTATGGCTTTTTTAGTATTTTGGGCGTAACAATAATTATTGCAAGATTAGTATTCAATACTTTGTATAAGCAAAAACTCAAAATTTAA
- a CDS encoding helix-turn-helix transcriptional regulator, with product MEWIRDNTIAQFVRDRRKKANLTQVELSDFTGVGLRFVRELEQGKPNVMTDKVNQVLLFFGHTLTPTPISDETRRNLGK from the coding sequence ATGGAATGGATTAGAGATAATACAATAGCCCAATTTGTAAGGGATAGACGTAAAAAAGCAAATCTAACGCAAGTAGAATTATCAGACTTCACAGGTGTAGGCTTGCGTTTTGTACGCGAACTCGAACAAGGAAAACCAAATGTAATGACCGATAAAGTAAATCAAGTATTATTATTTTTTGGGCACACACTAACACCAACACCTATAAGCGATGAGACAAGGAGAAATCTGGGTAAATAA
- a CDS encoding HipA N-terminal domain-containing protein encodes MRQGEIWVNKTLAGILTEDDNGYHFKYDKAYLGNESALAVSLTLPLQEEPFSAEHLFPFFDGLIPEGWLLNIAHKNWKINPRDRMGLLLTICRDCIGNISIIEKV; translated from the coding sequence ATGAGACAAGGAGAAATCTGGGTAAATAAAACCTTAGCTGGTATATTAACCGAGGACGATAATGGCTATCATTTCAAGTATGACAAAGCATACCTAGGAAATGAAAGTGCATTAGCAGTGAGTTTGACGTTACCTTTACAAGAAGAACCGTTTAGTGCCGAACACCTATTCCCTTTCTTCGATGGTTTAATTCCAGAAGGTTGGCTATTAAACATTGCACATAAAAATTGGAAAATAAATCCAAGAGACCGCATGGGCTTATTATTAACCATATGTAGAGATTGTATTGGCAATATTAGCATTATAGAGAAAGTATGA
- a CDS encoding HipA domain-containing protein, with amino-acid sequence MNYCLACHKKLEDGDINYHQKCLTAFWQEDTPVLKLEYEISQIEALAKENVAQRIIVTGVQPKLSLGFTQENAQNRLTIVGALNGRYILKPPFHMYPQMPEIEALSMLLAKACGIATVPFLLIPLKDGALAYLTKRIDRTANNEKYPMEDACQFTERLTEHKYRGSYEQITKGIITYTQNPLLDAVKFYEQVIVSFLIGNNDMHLKNFSLIAKDNKHYALAPAYDMVAVKLLIPEDQEELALNLNGKKRKIKRLDFNEAMAKAQIPAKAIENLWNRIERGMQQWLGLINNSFLSLEQKEIFKELIETRAKQINLSFINNKNND; translated from the coding sequence ATGAACTACTGTTTAGCATGTCATAAAAAACTAGAAGATGGTGACATAAACTACCATCAAAAATGTCTAACAGCATTTTGGCAAGAAGACACGCCTGTACTAAAATTAGAATATGAGATATCCCAAATCGAAGCGTTGGCAAAAGAAAACGTAGCACAACGCATCATTGTTACAGGCGTACAACCAAAATTATCATTAGGTTTTACACAAGAAAATGCTCAAAATAGGTTAACCATTGTAGGTGCATTAAATGGCAGGTATATTTTAAAACCACCATTTCATATGTATCCACAAATGCCAGAAATTGAGGCGCTATCTATGTTATTGGCAAAAGCTTGCGGTATAGCAACAGTACCCTTTTTATTAATCCCATTAAAAGATGGCGCTTTAGCCTATTTAACCAAGCGTATAGATCGTACAGCCAATAACGAAAAGTACCCAATGGAAGATGCTTGCCAATTCACAGAGCGACTCACAGAACATAAATATCGTGGTTCATACGAGCAAATAACAAAGGGCATTATAACCTATACACAAAACCCATTACTGGATGCTGTAAAATTTTATGAGCAAGTTATTGTTTCTTTCCTTATTGGAAATAACGATATGCATTTAAAAAACTTTTCACTCATTGCAAAAGACAATAAACATTATGCTTTGGCACCAGCCTATGATATGGTAGCGGTTAAATTATTAATTCCAGAAGATCAAGAGGAATTGGCTCTAAACCTCAACGGAAAAAAGCGAAAAATTAAACGTCTAGATTTTAACGAAGCCATGGCCAAAGCACAAATACCTGCAAAAGCGATTGAAAACCTATGGAATCGTATAGAAAGAGGTATGCAACAGTGGCTAGGTTTAATAAATAATAGTTTTTTAAGTTTAGAACAAAAAGAAATATTTAAAGAGCTCATTGAAACAAGAGCTAAACAAATAAATTTAAGTTTTATTAATAACAAGAATAATGATTAG